Proteins found in one Sorghum bicolor cultivar BTx623 chromosome 1, Sorghum_bicolor_NCBIv3, whole genome shotgun sequence genomic segment:
- the LOC8078854 gene encoding 3-ketoacyl-CoA synthase 1, which yields MEAAPAAVMERERLTAEMAFRGADEALRDGGGEPAPSIVIKIRRRLPDFARNIKLKYVKLGIRHGGSPTSVLPMLCVPAIAAAAYSFVRLDVIYYSIDLLTCVAWLGTALLLLTVYYFKRPRPVYLVEFACYKPEEQLKISKSAFLEMTESTGSFNEAALDFQTKITNRSALGDETYLPPGVQARPPRLNMAEARMEAEAVMFGCLDALFASTGIDPRRDVRILIVNCSLFNPTPSLASMIINHYRMREDVKSFNLGGMGCSAGLIAIDLAKDMLQANPNSYAVVLSTENITLNWYFGNDRSMLLSNCIFRMGGAAALLSNKRADAGRAKYRLLHTVRTHKGATDECFNCVYQREDEVGKVGVSLARELMAVAGDALKTNITTLGPLVLPLSEQLKFLKSLMMRRVFRVKGVRPYIPDFRRAFEHFCVHAGGRAVLEEVQRSLSLQDTDMEPSKCSLHRFGNTSSSSLWYELAYAEAKGRVRRGNRVWQIGFGSGFKCNSAVWRALQDVPALSSSSSTGAAAAGKGAQSKSCCNPWVDDVDRYPPKAYV from the coding sequence ATGGAGGCTGCGCCCGCGGCGGTCATGGAGCGGGAGCGCCTCACGGCCGAGATGGCCTTCCGCGGCGCCGACGAAGCTCTgcgggacggcggcggcgagccggCGCCCAGCATCGTCATCAAGATCCGCCGCCGGCTCCCGGACTTCGCGCGCAACATCAAGCTCAAGTACGTCAAGCTCGGGATCCGCCACGGCGGCAGCCCCACGTCTGTGCTGCCCATGCTCTGCGTCCCCgcgatcgccgccgccgcctactCGTTCGTCCGCCTCGACGTCATCTACTACTCCATCGACCTGCTCACCTGCGTCGCCTGGCTCGGCACCGCGCTGCTGCTGCTCACCGTCTACTACTTCAAGCGGCCCCGCCCCGTGTACCTCGTCGAGTTCGCGTGCTACAAGCCCGAGGAGCAGCTCAAGATCTCCAAGTCGGCCTTCCTGGAGATGACCGAGAGCACGGGGTCCTTCAATGAGGCGGCGCTGGATTTCCAGACCAAGATCACCAACCGCTCCGCGCTCGGCGACGAGACGTACCTGCCCCCGGGCGTCCAGGCCCGCCCGCCCAGGCTCAACATGGCGGAGGCGCGGATGGAGGCCGAGGCCGTCATGTTCGGGTGCCTGGACGCGCTGTTCGCGTCCACGGGGATCGACCCGCGCCGCGACGTGCGCATCCTCATCGTCAACTGCAGCCTCTTCAACCCGACGCCGTCGCTGGCGTCCATGATCATCAACCACTACAGGATGCGCGAGGACGTCAAGTCGTTCAACCTCGGTGGCATGGGTTGCAGCGCCGGCCTCATCGCCATCGACCTCGCCAAGGACATGCTCCAGGCGAACCCGAACTCGTACGCCGTCGTGCTCAGCACCGAGAACATCACCCTCAACTGGTACTTCGGCAACGACCGCTCCATGCTCCTCTCCAACTGCATCTTCCGCatgggcggcgcggcggcgctgctgtcCAACAAGCGCGCGGACGCCGGGCGCGCCAAGTACCGGCTGCTCCACACGGTGCGCACCCACAAGGGCGCCACCGACGAGTGCTTCAACTGCGTGTACCAGCGCGAGGACGAGGTGGGCAAGGTGGGCGTGTCGCTGGCGCGGGAGCTCATGGCGGTGGCCGGCGACGCGCTCAAGACCAACATCACCACGCTGGGGCCCCTGGTGCTGCCCCTGAGCGAGCAGCTCAAGTTCCTCAAGTCCCTCATGATGCGCCGCGTGTTCCGCGTCAAGGGCGTGCGCCCCTACATCCCGGACTTCCGCCGCGCGTTCGAGCACTTCTGCGTGCACGCCGGCGGCCGGGCGGTGCTGGAGGAGGTGCAGCGCAGCCTGAGCCTGCAGGACACGGACATGGAGCCCAGCAAGTGCTCCCTCCACCGGTTCGGCAACACCAGCAGCAGCTCGCTGTGGTACGAGCTGGCGTACGCCGAGGCCAAGGGCCGGGTGCGGCGCGGCAACCGCGTGTGGCAGATCGGCTTCGGCTCCGGGTTCAAGTGCAACAGCGCCGTGTGGCGCGCGCTCCAAGACGTGCCggcgctgtcgtcgtcgtcgtcgaccggAGCCGCAGCAGCGGGGAAGGGCGCGCAGAGCAAGAGCTGCTGCAACCCCTGGGTGGACGACGTGGACAGGTACCCTCCCAAGGCGTACGTCTGA